In the Apodemus sylvaticus chromosome 3, mApoSyl1.1, whole genome shotgun sequence genome, GACCACTTCCCAGGCACGGGGactgtgtttcttctctttcaggTACAGAGTGATCCTTTCGAAGTATTTCTTCACAGTCATCATGGAGTCTTCCTGAGTCAGGGGAGGTTCCTGCACCCCCAACTGCTGCACACAGTCTTTGAGGTCCTTGAGCTGCTGATTGAGGTTATTGCAGAATGAGTCTAGAAGGGTTGCATTCCAAGGAGCAGATGAGTCGTCTGAGCAGAAGAGGTTCAAGATCTGTTGAGTCAGATTTTGCAGTAAAGGGATGGCTTGAGCCTTCTGGATCTGCTGGGCATCCACCTTCTCCAAGGGGAATCCAAAATC is a window encoding:
- the LOC127679970 gene encoding interferon alpha-11-like — translated: MARLCPFLMVLIVMTYWSTCSLGCDLPQTQNLKNLKLLKQMRSLSPFASLKGRKDFGFPLEKVDAQQIQKAQAIPLLQNLTQQILNLFCSDDSSAPWNATLLDSFCNNLNQQLKDLKDCVQQLGVQEPPLTQEDSMMTVKKYFERITLYLKEKKHSPRAWEVVRVEVSRALSSSKQLLARLSEEE